A portion of the candidate division KSB1 bacterium genome contains these proteins:
- a CDS encoding right-handed parallel beta-helix repeat-containing protein has protein sequence MKRFLALIVLVMFVFALGCEKLQSPTAPTPQESQQQALSFDKKAVDAAQAKLQALSAGLQDMLKQRQKANLSKSAAAAPAAASGKITVPDDYPTIQQAVDAATPGTKIKVKAGVYTEVVVIDVPEVRVTAEGAVTVKGGFAITADKVMLDEFANIEPMSNIVLGFNVGILVSGQSTASPVHEVEIKDNKVTGGDVGIGLLYASNCTVKGNKTADATTIGGFALQDADGNVLEGNVSRGAFVGIFFSFGCDNNQIRGNKCNDNAVGILLRGTGNHLSNNACNNNTLFGIVVVDASDNTIGSGNTGNNNGLEGLHLEPDAVNNVVKRNTFLGNTNFDINNLGSGNTFIRNKANTTNGV, from the coding sequence ATGAAACGATTCCTCGCTCTTATTGTGTTGGTGATGTTCGTGTTCGCCCTGGGTTGCGAAAAGCTTCAGAGCCCGACGGCGCCAACGCCGCAAGAGAGCCAGCAACAAGCTTTGTCCTTCGACAAGAAGGCTGTTGACGCTGCCCAAGCCAAACTCCAAGCCCTCTCTGCGGGGCTGCAGGATATGCTCAAGCAACGGCAAAAGGCAAATCTCTCCAAGTCCGCAGCGGCGGCGCCAGCAGCAGCGTCCGGAAAGATTACCGTGCCGGATGATTATCCGACCATTCAGCAAGCGGTGGATGCCGCGACGCCGGGCACCAAAATCAAAGTCAAAGCCGGTGTCTATACGGAGGTGGTTGTCATTGATGTTCCCGAGGTCAGAGTGACCGCGGAAGGCGCGGTGACGGTGAAGGGCGGTTTTGCCATCACGGCGGACAAAGTGATGCTCGATGAATTCGCCAACATCGAACCGATGTCCAACATCGTACTCGGCTTCAACGTCGGCATCTTGGTCAGTGGTCAGAGCACCGCCAGTCCGGTTCATGAGGTTGAAATCAAAGACAATAAAGTGACGGGCGGTGACGTCGGCATCGGCTTGCTTTACGCCAGCAATTGTACGGTAAAAGGCAATAAAACGGCCGACGCTACGACCATTGGCGGCTTCGCCTTGCAAGACGCGGATGGCAATGTTTTGGAGGGTAACGTTTCCCGTGGCGCGTTTGTCGGCATATTTTTCTCTTTTGGCTGTGATAACAACCAAATACGCGGCAACAAATGCAACGACAATGCGGTTGGCATCTTGCTGCGAGGCACGGGCAACCACCTCTCGAACAATGCCTGCAATAATAACACACTGTTCGGCATTGTGGTCGTGGATGCCAGTGACAATACGATTGGCTCCGGCAACACCGGCAATAATAACGGCCTTGAAGGTTTGCATCTCGAGCCGGATGCTGTGAACAACGTGGTCAAGAGGAACACTTTTCTCGGCAACACCAACTTTGACATCAATAATCTTGGTTCTGGCAATACGTTCATTCGCAACAAGGCCAATACCACCAACGGCGTTTGA